A portion of the Leptospira kobayashii genome contains these proteins:
- a CDS encoding NAD(P)/FAD-dependent oxidoreductase, whose product MSGKKKVIIIGAGFGGLQVIKSLKNLPEFDVTVIDKTNHHLFQPLLYQVATAVLSPADIAIPSRSITTDYKNVKILMSYVEKIDFENKKVYFSDKSESYDYLVLSLGAQTSYFGNDDWKNYTLGLKNLKDALEIRRRLLISFEEAELSGDPEVAKKLLNYVIIGGGPTGVELAGSIAELSRNIIRKDFRLIDSAMSKVTLIEAGPKLLSNFDESLSLFTKKKLEARGVEVLLNSPVKSIDSEAVYLQDKKIESKTIIWAAGVEAASLSKTFPFEKDRGGRILVDQYCLVKGQDSVFAIGDVANFSENLQRPLPGVSPVAMQQGRYVAKYLRNLLQNKKTKGFKYTDKGNMATIGRKDAVAELAGIKMKGFIGWLGWLFVHLVYQVGFKNKFSTLTSWVWSYLTFRAGARLIQEDIKTK is encoded by the coding sequence ATGTCAGGCAAAAAAAAAGTAATTATCATTGGCGCAGGATTCGGAGGACTACAAGTTATTAAATCTCTGAAAAATCTTCCTGAATTCGATGTAACGGTAATCGATAAAACCAATCATCACCTCTTTCAGCCTTTACTATATCAAGTAGCTACCGCTGTACTTTCTCCGGCAGACATTGCAATCCCATCCAGATCAATCACTACCGATTATAAAAACGTAAAAATCCTAATGAGTTATGTTGAAAAAATCGATTTTGAAAATAAGAAAGTCTATTTCAGCGATAAATCGGAATCCTACGATTATCTAGTCCTTTCTCTGGGAGCCCAAACGAGCTATTTCGGAAATGATGACTGGAAAAATTACACTCTAGGCTTAAAGAATCTAAAAGACGCTTTGGAGATCCGACGAAGACTACTTATTTCGTTCGAGGAAGCGGAGTTGTCGGGAGATCCCGAGGTTGCAAAAAAGCTTCTCAATTATGTCATTATCGGAGGAGGACCGACTGGCGTAGAGTTAGCTGGTTCTATTGCGGAATTATCCCGTAATATAATCCGAAAGGATTTCCGACTTATAGATTCTGCCATGTCCAAAGTGACACTGATTGAAGCCGGACCCAAACTGCTTTCAAATTTCGACGAGTCATTGAGTCTGTTTACAAAGAAAAAATTAGAAGCCAGAGGAGTGGAAGTCCTTTTGAATTCGCCGGTCAAGTCTATCGATTCGGAAGCAGTTTACCTTCAGGACAAAAAAATAGAATCCAAAACAATCATCTGGGCGGCAGGTGTGGAAGCAGCATCCCTATCAAAAACTTTTCCATTTGAAAAGGATAGGGGAGGGAGGATTCTAGTGGATCAATATTGTCTGGTCAAAGGACAGGACTCTGTTTTTGCCATCGGAGATGTTGCCAATTTCTCCGAAAATCTGCAACGGCCTTTGCCAGGAGTCTCACCCGTTGCAATGCAGCAAGGAAGATATGTAGCCAAATATCTTCGAAACTTACTGCAAAACAAAAAAACAAAAGGTTTCAAATATACCGACAAAGGTAATATGGCGACAATCGGAAGAAAAGACGCCGTTGCAGAGTTAGCCGGTATCAAGATGAAAGGGTTTATAGGATGGCTAGGATGGCTTTTTGTCCACCTCGTCTACCAAGTAGGATTTAAAAATAAATTCAGCACACTTACCAGTTGGGTATGGAGTTATCTGACATTTAGGGCAGGGGCGAGACTCATTCAGGAAGATATTAAGACAAAATAA
- a CDS encoding low molecular weight protein-tyrosine-phosphatase, with product MKEDKIKILFVCLGNICRSPAAEGAFQSLIHKENLSDFFLIDSAGTAGYHDGELADPRTREVAKARNINLTHISRKFIKQDFQRFDYILVMDHNNFKTVRSLVTDESHNRKIHFFRSFEDGQFKNAEVPDPYYGDLKAFENVQNIVESASVGFLKFLKSEHQISSNH from the coding sequence GTGAAAGAAGATAAAATAAAAATCCTTTTCGTTTGTCTCGGAAATATCTGCCGTTCTCCGGCTGCAGAGGGAGCTTTTCAAAGTCTAATCCATAAGGAGAATCTAAGCGATTTTTTTCTTATAGATTCCGCAGGAACAGCAGGTTATCACGATGGAGAACTTGCCGATCCAAGGACAAGGGAAGTGGCAAAAGCCAGAAATATAAATTTAACCCATATCTCCCGTAAATTCATTAAACAGGATTTTCAAAGATTCGATTATATTCTGGTGATGGATCATAATAATTTTAAAACCGTTCGATCACTCGTAACGGATGAATCCCATAATAGGAAGATTCATTTCTTTCGCTCTTTTGAAGACGGCCAATTCAAAAATGCCGAAGTACCTGATCCGTATTACGGTGATCTGAAAGCATTTGAAAATGTACAAAATATAGTCGAAAGTGCATCCGTCGGATTTCTAAAATTTCTAAAATCAGAACATCAAATTTCATCAAATCATTAA
- a CDS encoding putative porin yields MVPRNSNIFVLFLILFTFSPIKSEVIWGPSLERNGGEFIFETGNRFPNLSGIRGGSRISFPRNSTIFGIFGSYSEGKWEIRGALKTTGWTQNSGQARDEDFLLATTAQEQTTNIATREWSYHDSANVFSGSRNFADGIGKSSITENRVEAFARYYFQTASPNYWTQGSGFFLTAGARYSYFKYIFYDVNQFIDARPVFYAPIGLGLSYSNNLNEYFYGFGYRNSFENFYFDFSFMPSIGRITTRDFHVQRSINFLSDNIGVGFQMSNEIGYKFNDSWLTYIRLTHRRFFSEGKFKARGGLSYDDVLSNFVGGFKSHINIKDFSIEIAALNRVNWSIPREGASPNIE; encoded by the coding sequence ATGGTGCCTCGAAATTCAAATATATTCGTTTTATTTTTAATTTTATTCACCTTTTCGCCAATTAAATCGGAAGTCATTTGGGGCCCAAGTTTAGAAAGAAACGGCGGTGAATTTATTTTCGAAACGGGCAATCGATTTCCCAATCTCTCAGGAATCAGAGGTGGCTCCCGAATTTCATTCCCCAGGAATTCAACAATATTCGGAATCTTCGGATCGTATTCCGAAGGCAAATGGGAAATCAGAGGAGCGCTCAAAACAACCGGGTGGACTCAAAATTCCGGCCAAGCAAGAGACGAAGATTTTCTTTTGGCAACGACCGCTCAAGAACAAACAACAAATATCGCAACAAGAGAATGGAGTTACCATGACTCTGCAAATGTATTCTCAGGTTCCAGAAATTTTGCCGACGGAATCGGGAAATCAAGCATTACCGAAAACCGAGTGGAGGCTTTTGCCAGATATTATTTCCAAACCGCCAGTCCGAATTATTGGACCCAAGGGAGTGGCTTTTTTTTGACTGCAGGCGCAAGGTATTCTTACTTCAAGTATATATTTTACGATGTGAATCAATTCATTGATGCCAGACCGGTATTCTATGCACCTATCGGCCTCGGTCTAAGTTATTCGAATAATCTCAATGAATATTTTTACGGCTTCGGATACAGAAATTCGTTCGAAAATTTTTACTTTGATTTCTCTTTTATGCCTTCAATCGGCAGAATCACCACCAGAGATTTTCACGTTCAACGTTCCATCAATTTCCTATCGGATAATATAGGCGTAGGATTTCAAATGAGCAATGAAATAGGTTATAAATTCAATGATTCCTGGCTGACGTACATCCGACTGACTCACAGACGTTTTTTTTCCGAAGGAAAGTTTAAAGCGCGGGGTGGATTATCCTATGATGATGTACTTTCCAATTTCGTCGGAGGATTCAAATCACATATCAATATCAAAGATTTTTCCATCGAAATAGCAGCACTTAACCGGGTGAATTGGAGCATTCCCAGAGAGGGGGCATCTCCGAACATTGAATAA
- a CDS encoding AAA family ATPase: MSISEPILNETKTKITQIKSELAEGISGMNHVIQPLLVAMIAKGHVLLEGMPGLAKTLLAKTLAACIDAKFNRVQFTPDLLPADLTGTNIFNPKTTSFEVRKGPIFTNILLADEINRAPAKVQSALLQCMEERQVTIADNTFDLDPPFFVVATQNPIDQDGTYPLPEAQLDRFLFKVTVEYPNEEEEKNILLIHGNLKLSPPKINKVVKPQELLKISESADDVYIDPKLQQFIVRLVRNTRPETTEAKDIVDYVKHGASPRASLALLKVAKINALLEGRDFVLPEDILKFFTEIIRHRIHLSMEAFTEEVSVDSIIKRILGITEVP; the protein is encoded by the coding sequence ATGTCAATAAGCGAACCAATATTAAACGAAACAAAAACAAAGATAACTCAAATCAAATCGGAGCTGGCAGAAGGGATTTCCGGGATGAATCATGTCATCCAGCCTCTGCTGGTCGCTATGATTGCAAAAGGTCATGTGCTTCTGGAAGGCATGCCGGGTCTTGCGAAGACCCTTTTGGCAAAAACTCTGGCCGCCTGCATAGATGCAAAGTTCAATAGAGTGCAATTTACTCCTGATTTGCTTCCAGCGGATCTGACAGGTACGAATATATTCAATCCCAAAACCACTTCCTTCGAAGTGAGAAAAGGACCGATATTCACAAATATTCTGTTAGCTGACGAAATCAACAGAGCGCCCGCAAAAGTACAATCGGCATTATTGCAATGTATGGAAGAAAGGCAGGTTACGATTGCAGACAATACTTTTGATCTGGATCCCCCATTCTTCGTAGTGGCTACGCAAAATCCGATCGACCAGGACGGTACATATCCCTTGCCAGAAGCGCAATTGGATCGTTTTCTATTTAAAGTAACCGTAGAATATCCGAATGAAGAAGAAGAGAAAAATATCCTACTTATACACGGAAATCTGAAACTAAGTCCTCCCAAAATAAACAAAGTTGTCAAACCACAGGAATTATTGAAAATATCCGAATCCGCCGATGATGTTTATATCGATCCGAAACTCCAACAATTCATAGTTAGACTGGTCAGAAACACCAGACCGGAAACTACCGAGGCAAAAGATATCGTCGATTATGTAAAACACGGCGCAAGCCCCAGAGCAAGCCTTGCCTTGTTAAAAGTCGCAAAGATAAATGCGCTTTTGGAAGGAAGGGATTTTGTTCTACCGGAAGACATTCTAAAGTTTTTTACCGAAATCATCCGGCACAGAATCCATTTGTCAATGGAAGCGTTTACGGAAGAAGTTTCTGTGGATTCGATTATCAAAAGAATTTTAGGTATAACAGAAGTTCCATAA
- a CDS encoding LB_053 family protein produces the protein MKKKYLIYLALFGIPNMLFPSPEETVNPNEIFVGDKVVYEITFRSPLPTTLSYPEGEIYNEASPDLPAYKILSAEKRNNSLQLTIRFYEPGDYTLPVTWEENGETIRVQRIIKVKSQLTGDEKDLEDIEPPISFSGSYLLRLIFFILLLLSICYLAYAFYLYRRKNRKIVNATWEEIPFLENRLAKLYLIEGMLRSETVQLKEFVYQISSYCKEEYSYRLSYNLLAFTDEEFLTYLYDRSSLTDQKLREIRSFFRESKYTDRNETLTGEEAKRLWIEWKEKLGL, from the coding sequence TTGAAAAAGAAATATCTGATATATCTGGCTCTGTTCGGGATTCCCAATATGTTATTTCCGAGTCCCGAAGAAACCGTAAATCCGAATGAAATCTTCGTAGGGGACAAAGTCGTTTACGAAATCACATTCCGTTCTCCGCTGCCGACTACTCTTTCTTATCCGGAAGGGGAGATTTACAACGAAGCTTCTCCCGATTTACCCGCTTACAAAATCTTATCAGCGGAAAAAAGAAATAACTCCCTTCAGTTAACAATCCGTTTTTACGAACCGGGAGACTATACTTTACCGGTTACTTGGGAAGAAAACGGAGAAACGATACGAGTCCAAAGAATCATCAAAGTAAAATCACAGTTAACCGGAGATGAGAAAGATTTGGAGGACATCGAACCTCCTATTTCTTTTTCAGGATCCTATTTACTAAGATTAATATTTTTTATACTTCTGCTACTTTCCATTTGTTATCTCGCCTACGCGTTTTATCTTTACAGAAGAAAAAATAGAAAGATAGTCAATGCTACCTGGGAAGAGATTCCTTTTTTAGAAAACAGACTCGCAAAACTCTACTTAATCGAAGGCATGCTCCGGTCCGAAACCGTTCAGTTAAAAGAATTTGTTTATCAGATATCGTCTTACTGCAAAGAAGAATATTCTTACAGATTATCCTATAATCTTCTGGCTTTTACCGATGAGGAGTTTTTGACATACCTTTACGATCGAAGCAGCCTTACCGATCAGAAATTAAGAGAAATCCGTTCTTTCTTCCGTGAATCAAAATATACCGATAGAAACGAAACATTGACCGGAGAAGAGGCGAAACGACTTTGGATCGAATGGAAGGAAAAATTAGGGCTTTAA
- a CDS encoding PaaI family thioesterase, which translates to MEHSTLNPSRHGHEIHHDTCFGCGKQNPIGLSADFTFDDATGEVRFIYNFKRMFNGAPTFVHGGILSALLDEAMGSLCFHLGFIVMTDTMGFKFHKATPVEKDLLVRAWPVKKAKRKVLLECELTSVDGSLLFVKGEGAFHVLPPRFFSEKLTGGKISVASELLEVNKLKRAHFFDRIST; encoded by the coding sequence ATGGAACATTCTACTTTAAATCCCTCGAGACACGGCCATGAAATTCATCATGACACTTGTTTCGGATGCGGAAAACAAAACCCCATCGGACTCAGTGCTGATTTTACCTTTGATGACGCAACCGGAGAGGTTAGGTTTATTTACAACTTCAAACGGATGTTTAACGGCGCACCTACCTTCGTTCATGGAGGAATTTTGTCGGCACTTCTGGACGAAGCAATGGGTTCTTTGTGCTTTCATTTGGGTTTTATCGTCATGACGGATACTATGGGATTCAAATTTCATAAGGCCACCCCCGTTGAAAAAGATTTGTTAGTGAGAGCCTGGCCCGTCAAAAAAGCGAAAAGAAAAGTATTGTTGGAATGTGAGCTCACTTCCGTCGACGGAAGTTTGTTATTTGTAAAAGGGGAGGGAGCTTTTCATGTTTTACCCCCGAGATTTTTTTCCGAGAAACTCACAGGCGGAAAAATCTCAGTTGCAAGCGAACTATTGGAAGTTAATAAATTAAAACGCGCACATTTCTTTGATAGGATTAGCACATGA
- a CDS encoding LIC20035 family adhesin — MKKLLAVSLLLGLTYCSSFSNKEGGAGTDEFTLIIKSGKVIRIERFKNSGALKAQGEVKAECGGATCKEDQIAKFAPAKVKSLPKQGIWEEYIQFEQEGSTKEKPIFKSSLDATGEYVDGKKVGIWKKPDSENPSRTIAETPWVDGKKEGIAKTYDKSGNVSSETEYHEDQKNGGYWKKNNKGEWLEKGAFKDNEEEGTWNYYFTGTDGNGIKTTSNFKNGKKHGTESNFYKDGKLESQGNYTLDARTGLWKLYGPKENVIAEGNYSAKENAAESDVKYERTGIWKEYYADGKVFGTGPRKHTRTGDWKYYYNNGQLAYEGKMANEAMLESAKIYDKTGTILGDGKLFFSLVKIDEESQDLKLNYKSSIPFTYFYPSGKKRIVIRSAEDATEYSEDGKETGKGGVDPSGRKMGCWTIAGKKEYYLLDKPKPNLTATQCQ, encoded by the coding sequence ATGAAAAAATTACTCGCAGTATCCCTTTTACTGGGACTTACATATTGTTCTTCTTTTTCCAATAAAGAAGGAGGCGCAGGGACTGATGAATTCACACTTATTATAAAAAGCGGTAAGGTGATTCGAATCGAAAGATTCAAAAATTCAGGTGCACTGAAGGCTCAAGGCGAAGTGAAAGCGGAATGCGGAGGCGCTACCTGCAAAGAAGATCAAATTGCAAAATTCGCCCCGGCAAAAGTAAAATCTCTTCCAAAGCAGGGAATCTGGGAGGAATACATCCAATTCGAACAGGAAGGTTCCACAAAAGAAAAACCCATTTTCAAGTCCAGTTTGGATGCGACAGGGGAGTATGTTGACGGAAAGAAAGTCGGAATCTGGAAAAAGCCCGATTCGGAAAATCCCTCTCGAACGATTGCAGAAACTCCCTGGGTAGACGGCAAAAAAGAAGGGATCGCCAAAACCTACGATAAATCCGGAAACGTTTCCAGCGAAACGGAATACCACGAAGACCAGAAGAACGGTGGTTATTGGAAAAAAAATAACAAAGGGGAATGGTTGGAGAAAGGAGCTTTCAAAGATAACGAAGAAGAGGGGACTTGGAATTATTATTTTACGGGAACCGATGGAAACGGGATCAAAACCACTTCAAACTTCAAAAACGGTAAAAAACACGGAACCGAATCCAATTTCTACAAAGACGGAAAATTAGAGTCGCAAGGCAATTATACTTTAGATGCAAGAACAGGTTTATGGAAGTTATACGGTCCGAAAGAAAACGTGATCGCTGAAGGAAATTATTCTGCAAAAGAAAATGCTGCAGAATCCGATGTAAAATACGAGCGAACCGGTATTTGGAAAGAATATTATGCGGACGGAAAGGTTTTCGGAACCGGCCCGAGAAAACATACAAGAACGGGCGATTGGAAATACTACTATAACAACGGGCAACTGGCCTATGAAGGGAAAATGGCGAACGAAGCTATGCTAGAATCCGCCAAAATCTATGATAAAACGGGAACAATTTTAGGTGACGGTAAATTATTCTTTTCTCTTGTGAAAATTGATGAAGAATCCCAGGATTTGAAATTAAACTACAAATCGTCCATTCCGTTCACATACTTTTACCCATCCGGTAAAAAAAGAATTGTTATCCGTTCCGCTGAAGATGCAACGGAATACAGTGAAGATGGAAAAGAAACGGGCAAAGGCGGAGTTGATCCGAGCGGACGTAAGATGGGATGTTGGACCATCGCAGGAAAAAAGGAATACTATTTATTAGATAAACCAAAACCTAATTTAACAGCAACACAATGTCAATAA
- a CDS encoding M48 family metallopeptidase — protein MLKKDTFNYPGLDIPYELKEIRGKNVSITVYPNNRVVVRHPRRVSKSFLQNFMEERKTWVWDQYKKNKANNPQKTNFKNGEILPIFGQNRKIKWFEEKESKLIDTEIIFSNKGFRSQKGKENKAKSFLKQILLEEITPIVDKTASKLNTKKYTVKVRTMKSLWGSCSPDNDLTFNLGLVHCPDFVIKYVVIHEVSHTKEHNHSNKFWEIVNKLDPEYVKAEKWIKTNGPKMLCYLN, from the coding sequence ATGCTGAAAAAAGATACCTTTAACTATCCAGGATTAGATATTCCTTATGAATTGAAAGAAATCAGAGGGAAGAACGTTTCTATTACCGTATACCCGAATAATAGAGTTGTAGTTCGCCATCCCAGAAGAGTTTCGAAATCTTTTCTCCAGAATTTTATGGAAGAAAGAAAAACCTGGGTATGGGATCAATATAAAAAAAATAAGGCTAACAATCCTCAAAAAACCAATTTTAAGAATGGTGAAATTCTTCCCATTTTCGGGCAAAATAGAAAGATAAAATGGTTCGAGGAGAAAGAATCTAAGTTGATAGATACCGAAATTATCTTTAGCAACAAAGGTTTTAGAAGCCAAAAAGGAAAGGAAAACAAAGCGAAGTCATTTCTGAAACAAATCCTACTAGAAGAAATAACTCCTATCGTAGACAAGACCGCATCCAAATTAAATACGAAAAAATATACAGTAAAAGTGAGAACAATGAAATCACTTTGGGGGAGTTGCTCTCCCGACAATGACCTTACTTTTAACTTAGGACTGGTTCATTGCCCGGATTTTGTAATCAAGTATGTTGTTATTCATGAAGTTTCACATACTAAAGAACATAATCATTCAAATAAGTTCTGGGAAATCGTGAACAAACTCGATCCGGAATACGTAAAGGCGGAAAAGTGGATCAAAACAAACGGCCCTAAAATGTTGTGTTACTTAAACTAA
- a CDS encoding DUF58 domain-containing protein, giving the protein MLDPDLKKLLTVLDWETNQKFKSVRSGGFFHFAKGRGLEFKEVRPYYFGDDTRYIDWNVTSRTGEVHVKEYYEEQDLPIMVLVDVSKSMQGKKKKAALQLACFLSLFHVRIGNRVRIILFSDNIYHSGKELKRKEEVDLEFKSIIKKAEQLSSKKTDYNKALEKTYQISSKYSIVYWLSDFTYFQGFESRKGLFQTWDEYAIWIEEESFEIQLPFWFRIFALSDSEAGNSLTFQSNLKQDQMNFKKTFGNKGITVRPEMKLSKQILGLFKGIRI; this is encoded by the coding sequence ATGTTAGATCCGGATCTTAAGAAATTACTCACGGTCTTAGATTGGGAAACAAATCAAAAATTCAAGTCCGTTCGTTCCGGCGGGTTCTTTCACTTTGCAAAGGGAAGGGGACTTGAATTCAAAGAAGTAAGACCTTACTATTTCGGTGATGATACGAGGTATATCGATTGGAACGTTACTTCCCGCACAGGCGAAGTGCATGTAAAGGAATACTATGAAGAACAGGATCTTCCTATTATGGTTCTGGTCGATGTATCTAAATCGATGCAAGGTAAAAAAAAGAAAGCAGCTCTTCAGTTGGCATGTTTTCTATCTCTTTTCCATGTCCGCATAGGAAATAGGGTTCGAATCATTTTATTCTCAGATAACATTTATCATTCGGGAAAAGAATTAAAGCGCAAAGAAGAAGTAGATCTGGAATTCAAATCCATTATCAAAAAGGCGGAGCAGTTAAGTTCAAAAAAAACGGATTATAATAAAGCTTTGGAAAAAACCTATCAGATTTCATCCAAGTATAGTATAGTCTACTGGCTTTCCGATTTTACCTATTTTCAAGGATTTGAATCCAGAAAAGGATTGTTCCAAACTTGGGACGAATATGCCATTTGGATTGAAGAAGAATCTTTTGAAATTCAATTGCCTTTTTGGTTTCGCATATTTGCTTTATCGGACTCGGAAGCGGGCAACTCCTTAACCTTCCAATCCAATCTAAAACAAGATCAAATGAATTTCAAAAAAACATTCGGGAACAAAGGAATTACCGTTCGACCGGAGATGAAACTCAGCAAACAGATATTAGGTTTATTCAAAGGAATCCGGATTTGA
- a CDS encoding alpha/beta fold hydrolase produces MSQITIQTKFHTIEGREWGNPQGKPILAFHGWLDNANSFEPLAKYFPNYRFIAVDFPGHGKSSHKPTGALYHFAEYAMDIVSIANSLALENFILLGHSMGAAVSTLVAGTGLLSLEKLVLIEAIGPITNPNETAPEILTEAIKQVLHPRGKKETYFPDWESAIAVRMRAGDMSKESVERLMERGLEKTPKGLKPRRDLRLHYNSFFRLTDDQVVSFCKKIPCPTLLILGDKSVYPLAERFTARKEAIPNFKQIILPGGHHLHMDNPESVSMGILDFLNS; encoded by the coding sequence ATGTCTCAGATTACCATCCAAACCAAATTTCATACGATCGAAGGGCGGGAGTGGGGCAACCCGCAAGGCAAACCGATTCTTGCATTTCACGGCTGGCTTGATAATGCGAATTCATTTGAGCCTTTGGCAAAATACTTTCCAAATTACAGATTTATCGCAGTCGATTTTCCCGGCCATGGAAAATCCAGTCATAAACCGACAGGGGCTTTGTATCATTTTGCAGAATATGCAATGGATATTGTTTCCATTGCAAACAGCCTCGCTTTGGAAAACTTCATCTTATTAGGACATTCAATGGGTGCCGCTGTATCCACGTTAGTTGCCGGTACCGGATTACTTTCTCTCGAGAAATTGGTTTTGATCGAAGCCATCGGTCCCATTACAAACCCGAACGAAACCGCGCCGGAAATACTGACTGAAGCAATTAAACAAGTACTTCATCCGAGAGGGAAAAAAGAAACTTATTTTCCCGATTGGGAATCCGCTATCGCCGTAAGAATGCGAGCAGGAGATATGTCAAAGGAATCGGTGGAAAGACTTATGGAAAGAGGACTGGAAAAAACGCCAAAAGGATTAAAGCCGAGAAGGGATCTTCGTTTGCATTATAATTCCTTCTTCCGTCTAACGGATGATCAGGTCGTTTCCTTTTGTAAGAAGATCCCATGTCCTACATTATTGATCTTAGGTGATAAATCCGTTTATCCTCTTGCGGAAAGATTTACGGCAAGAAAAGAGGCCATTCCCAATTTCAAACAAATCATTTTGCCCGGAGGGCATCATCTTCATATGGACAACCCGGAGTCTGTATCTATGGGAATTCTGGATTTTCTGAATTCCTAA
- the batA gene encoding VWA domain-containing protein BatA has product MDYFERPLTLILFVPLLLLFVFTYWKGKLDLSMEGKWDRNTKLANDFKTNFRFLLKKIAGALPFLSLSFVILAAAGPGAKHRFIPDETYGIDIMIALDISGSMVNSYDFLPNNRLSVSKKLLQEFIKKRESDRIGLVLFAGAAYLQSPLTSDRLALTELIAEAEDSSIDEQGTAIGDALILATYRLKKSIATSKIILILTDGVSNTGKLDPETASFASKAYGIKVYSIGIGKEMGQYEINYDSLRTISEQTGGTFFRAESPEDLEEILKEIDDLEKDPLPSKPTELVQTHFPDYLFWAFALLLLDGALKIWPLKEVL; this is encoded by the coding sequence ATGGATTATTTTGAAAGACCTCTGACTTTAATTTTATTTGTACCTTTGCTTTTGCTTTTTGTGTTCACTTATTGGAAAGGTAAATTAGATCTTTCCATGGAAGGGAAATGGGACAGAAATACAAAGTTAGCAAATGATTTCAAAACAAACTTTCGCTTTCTTTTAAAAAAAATTGCCGGTGCACTTCCTTTTTTATCACTTTCCTTCGTGATTTTAGCGGCGGCGGGACCGGGCGCCAAACATCGATTTATCCCGGATGAAACTTACGGAATCGATATCATGATCGCCCTTGATATTTCGGGATCCATGGTAAATAGTTACGATTTTTTGCCGAATAACAGACTTTCGGTTTCCAAAAAATTGTTACAGGAATTTATCAAAAAAAGGGAGTCGGATCGGATCGGACTCGTTTTGTTTGCAGGAGCAGCTTATTTACAAAGCCCTTTAACGAGTGATAGATTGGCATTAACGGAGCTTATCGCGGAAGCAGAAGATTCCAGTATAGACGAACAAGGCACTGCTATCGGAGATGCTTTGATTCTTGCAACCTATAGACTCAAAAAATCAATAGCCACATCGAAGATCATTTTAATACTCACCGACGGAGTTTCCAATACCGGAAAATTAGATCCCGAAACGGCATCCTTCGCCTCCAAAGCATACGGTATCAAAGTTTATTCCATAGGAATCGGAAAGGAAATGGGTCAGTACGAAATCAATTATGATTCCTTGAGAACCATCTCGGAACAAACAGGCGGGACGTTTTTTCGGGCGGAGTCCCCGGAAGATCTGGAAGAAATATTAAAAGAAATAGATGACTTGGAAAAAGATCCGTTGCCATCCAAACCGACAGAGCTAGTTCAAACACATTTTCCAGATTACCTATTCTGGGCATTCGCTTTACTTTTATTAGACGGAGCTCTTAAAATCTGGCCATTGAAGGAAGTATTATGA